Proteins from one Sarcophilus harrisii chromosome 2, mSarHar1.11, whole genome shotgun sequence genomic window:
- the LOC100913833 gene encoding olfactory receptor 2AG2-like produces the protein MEFWNITLIDSFFLIGILQDSSFPELVCFIIILLYLVAMASNGLLLMLIVMDNRLHVPMYFLLSQLSLMDLLFTSVVAPKTVIDYLCGQNTISFTNCGLQMFLALTLGSAEDILLAFMAYDRYVAIRHPLNYMIIMRPKVCWSMVGTSWLLASLNALVHTIYTMHFSFCRTREIHHLLCEIPPLLNLACAETSQYKFILYTTGVTFLLIPLSTIITSYTLVLNAVFHMPSTQGREKALFTCSSHMTVVGMYYGAAMFMYVLPSAYHNPQQDNILSVFYTIVTPALNPLIYSLRNKDVLGALKKITRKGPSGQRV, from the coding sequence CATTGGAATTCTCCAGGATAGTAGCTTCCCTGAGCTGGTTTGTTTCATAATCATACTCCTTTATTTGGTGGCGATGGCTAGCAATGGTCTCCTGCTGATGCTGATAGTTATGGATAATCGCCTCCATGTGCCCATGTACTTCTTACTCAGTCAGCTCTCACTTATGGACCTGCTATTCACATCAGTTGTTGCCCCCAAAACAGTTATAGATTATCTGTGTGGACAAAACACCATCTCCTTCACAAACTGTGGGCTGCAGATGTTTCTGGCACTAACACTTGGTAGTGCAGAAGATATTCTATTGGCTTTCATGGCATATGACCGCTATGTGGCCATTCGACACCCCTTGAACTATATGATAATTATGAGACCAAAGGTTTGCTGGTCTATGGTGGGTACATCTTGGCTTCTGGCATCTCTGAATGCCCTTGTGCATACCATCTACACCATGCACTTCTCTTTCTGTAGAACTCGAGAAATTCACCATCTGCTCTGTGAGATACCTCCATTGCTAAACCTGGCGTGTGCTGAAACATCACAGTACAAGTTCATTCTATACACAACTGGGGTGACCTTCCTCCTGATTCCTCTCTCTACCATTATTACCTCTTATACCTTAGTCTTGAATGCAGTGTTTCATATGCCCTCAACCCAAGGGAGAGAGAAAGCTTTGTTTACCTGTTCATCCCACATGACAGTGGTTGGGATGTACTATGGAGCTGCCATGTTCATGTATGTTCTGCCCAGTGCCTACCACAACCCTCAGCAAGACAATATTCTCTCTGTGTTCTACACTATTGTCACTCCAGCCCTGAATCCTCTAATCTACAGCCTAAGGAACAAAGATGTGCTAGGAGCCCTGAAGAAGATTACAAGGAAAGGCCCCTCAGGACAGAGAGTTTAA
- the LOC100921748 gene encoding olfactory receptor 2AG1-like, which translates to MELCNITSINSFFLVGILQDSKFPELVCAAIIFLYLVAITSNGLLLLLIAIDNRLHMPMYFLLSQLSLMDLLFTTVVAPKTIVDYLCGQNTISFIGCGLQMFLALTLGGAEDILLAFMAYDRYVAIHHPLNYMVLMRPKICWSMVAISWLLASLSALGYTIYTMNFPYCRNQEIHHLLCEILPLLKLACADTSQYEFMVYTMGVTFLLIPLSAILASYILVLNSVFHMPSAQGRQKALFTCSSHLTVVGMYYGAAMFMYVLPSTYHNPWQDNILSVFYTIVTPALNPLIYSLRNKDVLGALKKVIGKEPSEPKW; encoded by the coding sequence ATGGAACTTTGTAACATCACCTCAATAAATAGTTTCTTCCTGGTTGGAATTCTCCAGGATAGCAAGTTCCCTGAACTTGTCTGTGCTGCCATCATATTCCTGTATCTGGTGGCCATAACTAGTAATGGTCTTCTGCTCCTGTTGATTGCTATAGACAATAGACTTCATATGCCCATGTACTTCTTGCTCAGCCAGCTCTCCCTTATGGACCTGCTATTTACAACAGTTGTTGCCCCCAAGACAATTGTAGATTACTTATGTGGACAAAACACTATTTCTTTTATAGGCTGTGGGCTTCAGATGTTTCTGGCCCTGACACTTGGGGGTGCAGAAGACATTCTATTGGCTTTCATGGCATATGACCGCTATGTAGCCATTCATCACCCTTTGAACTATATGGTCTTAATGAGACCAAAAATCTGTTGGTCCATGGTGGCTATATCTTGGCTCTTGGCATCTCTAAGTGCCCTTGGGTATACTATTTATACTATGAATTTCCCTTACTGTAGAAATCAAGAGATTCACCACCTTCTCTGTGAAATCCTTCCATTACTAAAGCTTGCATGTGCTGACACTTCGCAGTATGAATTTATGGTATACACAATGGGTGTGACCTTCCTTCTTATCCCCCTCTCTGCTATCCTTGCCTCCTATATCTTAGTATTGAATTCTGTGTTTCACATGCCCTCAGCACAGGGTAGACAAAAAGCTCTCTTTACCTGTTCATCCCACCTGACAGTGGTTGGGATGTACTATGGAGCTGCCATGTTCATGTATGTCCTGCCCAGTACCTACCATAATCCTTGGCAGGACAATATCCTTTCTGTGTTCTATACCATTGTAACTCCAGCCCTGAATCCCTTAATCTATAGCTTGAGGAACAAGGATGTGCTAGGGGCCCTGAAGAAGGTTATAGGGAAAGAACCCTCAGAGCCAAAATGGTAG